agtgaaatgcttacatacaagcccttaaccaacaatgcaattttaagaaaaacaagtgttaagaaagtattaactaaaataaactgaagtaaaaaataaaataaataaataaataatgaaccaGTGGTGTCTGCCATGTTTTGGCAAAATCATTAAGGCTGTATTTTGGTCTTTTTGTTTCGATTTAATTCCTGTGTGTTTTTGGTGTATACTTATTCCAATCTAACGGTGACTAACCGAAATATGCTTCACATATTCTTCTGAGTGTTCATCACGGTGGTCGGCAGCAGAAGTCAAGTAACAGTCATGTGTGTGTTCATCTTGAATTCCAACTCTGCAACAATTTCAATTAATAGGCTTTATTATGCATTATCTATACAGGGTTATAAACTGGGgggttccagccctgaatgctgcttggctgacagccgtggtatatcagagcatataccacgggtataacaaaacagttatttttacttgtctaattatgttggtgaccagtttataatagcaataaggcacctcagaggtttgttgtatatggccaatataccacggctaagggctgtaatccaggcactccacgttgtgtcttgctatattggccatataccacaccccctctggccttattgcagAAATAACACATGTAAATATCTAGTGTACTAGGTATGTATACACAGACTGTTTAATAGTATTTCCCAAAGTGATGTTTTTTTCAAGCAAAAGTGTCCATAACTCCATACCTAGTCTGTTACGAGGTAGTTACATAGCTTGGTGTAGGACCGATGTGATGTAAATATGTCTCCGAATTCAAAaaatgtgatgatgttgatgatgatacCACAGTGTTGTGGAagctctgaaaatatagtttaccaagaTACCAATtccttcacactggaagaagtttAGCTACACTACAGCTACCCTTAAGAAACCTATGTATAGTTTACTGAACTAAggttactttgaaaaagtagttcactatatcgAAACTACTTTGTGATAAATGATCAtatctaaatctgaaatgtcatagactacaaattgcaGAACAGATTACTAAGATGTTAACAGAATGTTTAATTTTGACTATTAAAAACAAAAACTATGTTTCAGGTGAGAATTAGGCTGGTTTGATGCTGAAAAAGAAAGTCAATTCTTGCCTACTTCACCcatgttttcttttctttttgcCAAAaaagtagtgtagttccagtagttagttaCATCGCTGCATGGCAAAAAAGTAatgaactactgaaaacactaccaagaTTTCAATTTAGTTTAataccaccaagctactgtaaAATGTAGTTAAATTACTAGTTGAATTACATGTAGTTTACTACTCCCCCACACTGTGATACCAAAAGTAATTTTAAAAATCTGTGACCTTAATTGATATTTTATCTGAGTACAATCTTAACattgtttctctgtttctttctccctctctctcacacacacagctttgtGTAGACCCAGATGCCTCCACTCCCTATTGGCGAGCGCATAGTGGTTATTCAGCGCCCTAAAAACTTGGCCCTACTTGGGTCCTCCCCACAGACCTCACCACAGCCTCACTCCCATATAACAGCCCTCAGCAACAAACCTCTCTCCCGCCCTTCTCATCCCCACCCTCCTCAGTCCCACCCTAATCCTCCCTCCCCGAATTCACTGTCTTTGGAATGCAAGAGCAGATCATCATCCCGTCTGCAGAAAACCAAGGGCAACAAGGCTATCGTGTCAGAGGGTGTCAGACACACCGCTAGCCACTGTCACAGCAACGGGACCGTGACTCTTGGCCCTAGaccccaccaacacacacacaccatcgacATCAAGTTATCCGTGAACAAAGGAACAAAAGGACAAGGGCACAGCAACACTTTAGGTCGCAGTGGGAGTGTGAAGGTGGGCAAAAAAAGGGTCTCGTTGTGCTTGGTTCCCGGATACGGGGAGAGAAAAGCTGGGGGAACATCAGGGAAGCCTGGAGGAGCAGTGCAGCAACTCCAAAACCACCCACAGAACCAGATCAAGGCCTCACTAGGCAATCGCCATCAGAATCATCTGGCTGTGTCCCCAGGAGGGGTTCTAGAATTTGTCCCAGCCCAGAGACAGCAGTCCAAGTCCAGAAGAGAGAAGGCGCAGGACGCAGCTTCCAAAGTCTGCTCTGCCAGCTTCCCCCCCAGAGGTGCCCGGGAAGTGCCCTGCGTGGGTAACAAAGAGAATTCCAAACTGGGACCTGTCCATGAAAACCCCAACGCCCACAGCCTGCCCCGCCACCACAACTCTGTTCCTGTTCCCCATGCCTCCGTCCTAAACTCCCATTACCCtgcttcccctccctcccaccaaccCTGTGCTTCTACCTCGTTCCAGCAACCCCTCAACAAGCCCCATCCATCCCGTGGCAGGGACCATCGCCCTCAGATCCTCCACGgcctacccctctccccctgttcctCCCGTGGAGGTTTCCCCAGCCCAGACCACACCTGTACCATCGACTTCTCTCATCCCTTCAGCTGTGGCTGCTGGAAGCTGGTCCGCTGCAGGGGGGCCAGGGGACGTTCTGCTGGCTGTCAGGGGGTTGGGGGGAGTCCATCTTCTTCTTTTTCCTGCGCCCACGGCCACGGGGTTGGAGGGGTGAACCACAGAGGGGGCTCAGCAATGGGTTTAAGAACTCTGGGGGGATGTTTGTCCACAGCCTCCACCACcaacacctcatcctccaacagcACTGTGTCGGACTGCCGGACGGGCTTGCTCAGACCCCTGCGATGTGCCTCCTGCGCCGGGGAGGCTGGTGCCTTTGAGAGTCCTGCTGCATTCCGCAAAAAACTGGTGGGGGGATGCCTGCCCTGTACCCCACTATCCTCCTCAGCCCCGCTGCGAGCCTTACAGAGTTGTGTGAGTGGCTGCAACCCCAAAGCCAGTCAGGGCGGCAGCTCTACCTGCAGTTATTGTAGCAGCGACCCCATAGTGGTGACCTTCAACCCCCACCGGGGCAGAAAGCCCCCCGGGATGGGGAGGGGTATAGTGTCAGGGCACCCCATGGGGGTATTCCCCGCCGATGACGATGATTACAGTGTGCGCACAATCTGGCCCGAGGAGCTGGCGAAGAAGATGACCAGGTCTAAAACTCAACAGAACCACCAGAGCTGTGCCGGGATGGGGATGGGAATGGGGAAGACATGTGCCGGTCAGAATCAGAACAGCAGCAACGGAACCAGCCCTGTTATCCTGGACTGTAAGAACCTGTTGGAGTTCACCCGGAATCAGATAACAGACCACGCTGGCCGCCGCCGGCTTCAGCAGGGCAAGATGGCCGTCCTGGATTTCattgggtctgggtctgggcctGGGCGAGATCCAGGCCGGGACTCGCTGAAGAGGCTCTGGAAGAAAGGTGGGGAGACAGGGATGGTGGATGGCATGGGGCAGGAAGACGATATGGCATACCCTCGCACCCCCTCCCCCCCGATCCCCCTCTCCCCAATCCCCTTCTTCCTTCTCAACAGCACCGTCAGTTCCCAGCACTCTCCTCAAACCCAAACCaagacagagagatgcagagggacgGTATTCCCTCCCCTCCGCCCCGTCCCTCCACCTGGTCCTAAACTCAGTCAACAGAGAGCAGGACGAGGAGAACGGCAGAGGTAAGGATGTCATACACACTTTTTTGTTTCAGTCTTTTAGTTTATactatatgaccaaaagtatgtggacacctgctcatcaaacatctcattccaaaatcatggaatGATTTGGTCCCCCCCCCTTTGTTggtataatagcctccactcttctgggaagactttccattagatgttggaacattgctgcggggacttgcttccattcagccacaagagcatttgtgagatcgggcactgatgttgggcaattaggcctgacttgcagtcggtgttccaattaatctcaaaggtgttcgaaatgggttgaggtcagggctctgtgcaggccagtcaagttcttccacatcgatctcgacaaaccatttctgtatggatctcactttgtgcatgggggaaatgtcatgctgaaacagggaaggaccttccccaaactgttgccacaaagttggaagcacagaatcgtctagaatgtgaTTGTATGCTGTTGAGTTAATATTTCCCTAAGGGGccgagcccgaaccatgaaaaacatccccagaccattattcctcctagtTGGtcctatgcattggggcaggtagcgttctcctggcatccgccaaacccagacttatctgtcagactgccagatggtgaagcgtgattcatcactccagcgaacgcatttccactgctccggagtccaatggcgagctttacaccactctagcggacagttggcattgcgcatggtgatcttcagcttgtatgcggctgctcggcaatggaaacccattttctAAATCCCCCGGTGTACAGTTATTGTACTGGTTGCTtgcaaaggcagtttggaactcggtagtgagtgttgcaaccgaggacagacgatttataCGCGCTACATGCTTCAGctctcggcggtcccattctgtgagcttgtgtggcctaccacttcgcagctgaattgttgttgctcctaggcgtttccacttcacaataacagcacttacagttgaccagagcagctctagcaaggcagaaatttcgacgaactgacttgttggaaaggtggcatcctatgacagtgccacgttgaaagtcactgagctattcagtaaggccattctactgtcaatgttttcctatggagattgcacctgtcagcaatggatcTGGCAGAAATAGCTGAatacactcatttgaaggggtgtccacacacTTTTGTACATATAGTGTACTTCTAATGGTTATGGACTGTTGTACATTTTTGACAGAAAGTTATGGACACTTAGAGAGTTTCAGTAAAAGAAATCCCCAATGGATAAACCAGCTTTCATGTCTGACTGCAGAAATTACCATTTGTTTCAGTAAATCTCTTTCCTCCTATTCTCATTACTGTCTCTTTCTTCTACCGTTCCCTGCTTCCCTTTCTTTTAAATCCCCTGCCTATCTCTATTTATATGTTACGGTGTTCTAACATGTTGGTGATTTAAGAGGAACCTGGGGATAATGACTGTTAATTAT
The Oncorhynchus gorbuscha isolate QuinsamMale2020 ecotype Even-year linkage group LG20, OgorEven_v1.0, whole genome shotgun sequence DNA segment above includes these coding regions:
- the LOC124006605 gene encoding uncharacterized protein LOC124006605 isoform X1, coding for MPPLPIGERIVVIQRPKNLALLGSSPQTSPQPHSHITALSNKPLSRPSHPHPPQSHPNPPSPNSLSLECKSRSSSRLQKTKGNKAIVSEGVRHTASHCHSNGTVTLGPRPHQHTHTIDIKLSVNKGTKGQGHSNTLGRSGSVKVGKKRVSLCLVPGYGERKAGGTSGKPGGAVQQLQNHPQNQIKASLGNRHQNHLAVSPGGVLEFVPAQRQQSKSRREKAQDAASKVCSASFPPRGAREVPCVGNKENSKLGPVHENPNAHSLPRHHNSVPVPHASVLNSHYPASPPSHQPCASTSFQQPLNKPHPSRGRDHRPQILHGLPLSPCSSRGGFPSPDHTCTIDFSHPFSCGCWKLVRCRGARGRSAGCQGVGGSPSSSFSCAHGHGVGGVNHRGGSAMGLRTLGGCLSTASTTNTSSSNSTVSDCRTGLLRPLRCASCAGEAGAFESPAAFRKKLVGGCLPCTPLSSSAPLRALQSCVSGCNPKASQGGSSTCSYCSSDPIVVTFNPHRGRKPPGMGRGIVSGHPMGVFPADDDDYSVRTIWPEELAKKMTRSKTQQNHQSCAGMGMGMGKTCAGQNQNSSNGTSPVILDCKNLLEFTRNQITDHAGRRRLQQGKMAVLDFIGSGSGPGRDPGRDSLKRLWKKGGETGMVDGMGQEDDMAYPRTPSPPIPLSPIPFFLLNSTVSSQHSPQTQTKTERCRGTVFPPLRPVPPPGPKLSQQRAGRGERQSAPHSAALLLAPGFPVR